A part of Sandaracinaceae bacterium genomic DNA contains:
- the rarD gene encoding EamA family transporter RarD, with amino-acid sequence MSEPDSSSVKSGAVMAVVAYSLWGLLPIYWKLLGAVPAIEVLTHRIVWSLGFIAVLLFARRGWRRTLGFLRDRETRGAMLLSTALIATNWFIFIWAVSADRVTEASLGYYINPLLNVALARVFLGERLRPLQGVAVALAAIGVVTLTVMRGELPWVSVVLAVSFALYGLVRKRTPVGAVEGLAIETGLVTPLAIGYLLLLSPPLGHLVTADPVTVGLLVGAGVITAVPLLAFAGAARRLRYTTLGMIQYLAPTLQLGCAVLLYGEAFTQAHAITFGLIWIAVLLYVIDMLRRPSPDPAPARST; translated from the coding sequence GTGAGCGAACCCGATTCGAGCTCGGTCAAGAGCGGCGCGGTGATGGCCGTCGTCGCCTACAGCCTCTGGGGGCTGCTGCCGATCTACTGGAAGCTGCTCGGCGCGGTGCCCGCGATCGAGGTGCTGACCCACCGCATCGTCTGGTCGCTCGGCTTCATCGCGGTCCTGCTGTTCGCCCGTCGGGGCTGGCGTCGGACCCTCGGGTTCCTGCGCGATCGCGAGACGCGCGGCGCGATGCTGCTCTCGACGGCCCTGATCGCGACCAACTGGTTCATCTTCATCTGGGCCGTCAGCGCCGATCGCGTGACCGAGGCGAGCCTCGGCTACTACATCAACCCGCTGTTGAACGTCGCGCTCGCGCGCGTCTTTCTCGGAGAGCGCCTTCGCCCGCTGCAGGGCGTGGCCGTCGCGCTCGCCGCCATCGGCGTGGTCACGCTGACGGTGATGCGGGGGGAGCTGCCGTGGGTCTCCGTGGTGCTCGCCGTCTCGTTCGCGCTCTACGGTCTGGTCCGCAAGCGCACGCCGGTCGGCGCGGTCGAGGGGCTCGCCATCGAGACGGGGCTCGTGACGCCGCTCGCCATCGGCTACCTGCTGCTGCTGAGCCCCCCGCTCGGCCACCTCGTCACCGCGGACCCCGTCACGGTGGGCCTGCTCGTCGGCGCGGGGGTGATCACCGCGGTGCCGCTGCTCGCCTTCGCGGGCGCCGCGCGTCGGCTCCGCTACACGACGCTCGGCATGATCCAGTACCTCGCCCCCACGCTCCAGCTCGGCTGCGCGGTGCTCCTCTACGGCGAGGCCTTCACGCAGGCGCACGCGATCACCTTCGGGCTGATCTGGATCGCGGTGCTGCTCTACGTGATCGACATGCTGCGCCGTCCATCGCCCGACCCGGCGCCCGCGCGCTCAACGTGA
- a CDS encoding PQQ-dependent sugar dehydrogenase: MGPRRAIGLTLSLTIALACGEDREPPPRPPAPEVPEVPAVEVEPPTTPPEPEPPEPEPEPAPPSRVEARGPYQVDLGRDCDGLPALSLDTPEGTCVGLVAHAELPAIAEARGRFRPRSVVTDPQRDDVMWIVDHGARRSRAGRLWRLTRGDDGWDATRIAQRLDRPHGGRVGPDGWIYVGEVQRIRRFDPAADDPAGTMETVVDDLPIALPDRPVRFHPLTSFVFSADGDLIVNMGSGTDRCLEALPADRCVDEARHTGAVWRFARTGPRSWSSEPEYFAHGLRNSVALAAHESGALLQAENGVDFREDSRPHEELNILRRGAHYGWPYCWDRDQRDPEWTHSSFGCEDNPAYTPPHLLLPPHGAPLDMLYYRGAHLGALDGLLLISLHGYRSPGHRVIGLPVGADGLPPADATPTDIIAGWDASDLGPRGSPVGMAQARDGSLWLVEDTNGTVLRMSRDRWAAHRGEARAEPVAAETLEADALFTSLHASVLRPRCAPCHDFIGTDPTGALRAMAREGWLRTEDGRTVLAVRTAADAARRMPPDRPLGAAQRALLERWLSR; the protein is encoded by the coding sequence GTGGGGCCGAGGCGCGCGATCGGGCTGACGCTCTCGCTGACGATCGCGCTCGCCTGCGGAGAGGATCGCGAGCCGCCGCCGCGCCCGCCCGCGCCCGAGGTGCCCGAGGTGCCCGCTGTGGAGGTCGAGCCCCCGACGACGCCTCCCGAACCGGAGCCACCCGAGCCCGAGCCCGAGCCCGCGCCGCCCTCTCGCGTGGAGGCACGCGGCCCCTATCAGGTCGACCTCGGGAGAGACTGCGACGGCCTCCCCGCCCTCTCGCTCGACACCCCGGAGGGCACCTGCGTCGGCCTCGTCGCGCACGCGGAGCTGCCCGCAATCGCGGAGGCGCGCGGACGCTTCCGACCGCGCTCGGTGGTCACCGACCCGCAGCGCGACGACGTCATGTGGATCGTCGACCACGGCGCCCGCCGCAGCCGCGCCGGCCGGCTCTGGAGGCTGACCCGCGGCGACGACGGCTGGGACGCGACGCGCATCGCCCAGCGGCTCGATCGCCCGCACGGTGGACGCGTCGGCCCGGACGGCTGGATCTATGTCGGCGAGGTCCAGCGGATCCGGCGCTTCGACCCGGCCGCCGACGATCCCGCGGGCACGATGGAGACGGTGGTCGACGACCTGCCGATCGCGCTCCCCGACCGCCCGGTGCGCTTCCACCCGCTGACCAGCTTCGTCTTCAGCGCGGACGGAGACCTCATCGTGAACATGGGCTCGGGCACCGACCGCTGCCTCGAGGCCCTGCCCGCCGACCGCTGCGTCGACGAGGCGCGCCACACGGGCGCCGTCTGGCGCTTCGCCCGCACGGGCCCGCGCAGCTGGTCGAGTGAGCCGGAGTACTTCGCGCACGGCCTGCGGAACTCGGTCGCGCTGGCCGCGCACGAGAGCGGCGCGCTCCTGCAGGCCGAGAACGGCGTGGACTTCCGCGAGGACAGCCGCCCGCACGAGGAGCTCAACATCCTGCGCCGCGGCGCGCACTACGGCTGGCCGTACTGCTGGGACCGCGACCAGCGCGACCCGGAGTGGACGCACTCGTCGTTCGGCTGCGAGGACAACCCGGCCTACACGCCGCCCCATCTCCTGTTGCCTCCCCACGGCGCGCCGCTCGACATGCTGTACTACCGCGGCGCGCACCTCGGCGCGCTCGACGGGCTGCTGCTGATCTCGCTCCACGGGTACCGGAGCCCCGGCCACCGCGTGATCGGCCTCCCGGTCGGCGCGGACGGGCTGCCCCCTGCCGACGCCACACCGACCGACATCATCGCGGGCTGGGACGCGTCGGACCTCGGCCCGCGCGGCTCCCCGGTGGGCATGGCGCAGGCGCGCGACGGGAGCCTCTGGCTGGTCGAGGACACCAACGGCACCGTGCTGCGCATGTCGCGCGATCGCTGGGCCGCGCACCGGGGCGAGGCGCGCGCGGAGCCGGTCGCGGCCGAGACGCTCGAGGCGGACGCGCTCTTCACCTCGCTGCACGCGTCGGTGCTGCGGCCGCGCTGCGCGCCCTGCCACGACTTCATCGGGACGGACCCGACCGGCGCGCTCCGCGCGATGGCCCGCGAGGGCTGGCTGCGGACGGAGGACGGGAGGACGGTCCTCGCCGTGCGCACCGCGGCCGACGCCGCGCGGCGCATGCCGCCGGATCGTCCGCTCGGCGCGGCGCAGCGCGCCTTGCTCGAGCGCTGGCTCTCACGTTGA
- a CDS encoding outer membrane lipoprotein carrier protein LolA, with protein sequence MKKTTMTLAALAALAIAGAPLVGDAQQTTSAATVAAQVQGFYDQTSTVQSAFYQSHYDRIYRRTTRSRGVLTISRPGKLRFDYLGGNGKVVVSDGATMTVYEPGDDGGAGQYAQAPVREEGIPSALAFLTGGARLDRDFTFRLRDASAFRWDGHVLELRPRRDEPAYRRVFLYVDDDPRAAGVVRRVLIQDHDGNLNRFDFRRTRFNRDVSEGRFEFSPPPGARRI encoded by the coding sequence ATGAAGAAGACGACGATGACCCTGGCCGCGCTCGCGGCCCTCGCCATCGCCGGGGCGCCCCTGGTCGGGGACGCGCAGCAGACCACCTCGGCCGCGACCGTCGCCGCGCAGGTGCAGGGCTTCTACGACCAGACGAGCACCGTGCAGAGCGCCTTCTACCAGTCGCACTACGACCGCATCTACCGGCGCACGACACGCTCGCGGGGTGTGCTGACCATCTCGCGCCCGGGCAAGCTCCGCTTCGACTACCTCGGCGGCAACGGCAAGGTCGTCGTGAGCGACGGCGCGACGATGACGGTGTACGAGCCCGGAGACGACGGCGGCGCGGGCCAGTACGCCCAGGCGCCCGTCCGGGAAGAGGGCATCCCCTCGGCGCTCGCCTTCCTCACCGGGGGCGCTCGGCTCGACCGGGACTTCACCTTCCGGCTCCGCGACGCCTCGGCCTTCCGCTGGGACGGGCACGTGCTGGAGCTGCGCCCCCGCCGCGACGAGCCCGCCTACCGCCGCGTCTTCCTCTACGTGGACGACGACCCCCGCGCGGCGGGCGTGGTGCGCCGGGTGCTCATCCAGGACCACGACGGCAACCTCAACCGCTTCGACTTCCGGCGGACGCGCTTCAACCGGGACGTCAGCGAGGGGCGCTTCGAGTTCTCGCCCCCGCCCGGCGCGCGCCGGATCTGA
- a CDS encoding c-type cytochrome: MRQIIGLSLGLVLLVGGCDGNDGNVPEAGPPPISGGTLHATADARYAIVSDPARASIFVADLASASQLHRLELTAEDEPGRIAEDAEGRVFVVLRRAGEVVTLDPRGGTITERREVCRAPRGIDVDPDGDLVIACAEGVLVRMPATGSGLHTVKLPPDLRDVVARDGRTYVSRLRTAEILVLEGDRVVTTMRPTSISTDEDPFGRSLEPTVAWRMRGVPGGVMLVHQNSVSSQLGVLGGSSGVYYGGDCSLGVVRAVVTMFSVPAEDPSLFQSTAVAVDGASLVVDGAIEEATGRIYVSAAAETGPSTFGGRGFGFSGARILEPRGMSSIPTCFASGSGDQLRGGDFAATAVAPIPGGGMVVQYRDPSMLVVDHGRSPLAGGEPSTRQIALTGGPVQHFGHALFHEAAGTGATCAGCHPEGAEDGHTWLFESGTRRSQTLTGGILETAPFHWDGQVGGSTGVMEGTFVGRMGGQMPRAEEIESFSAWIDALPAMPGEPIADTGAVERGRTLFEDDAMGCASCHSGPRRTNNQSIDVGTGGRFQVPGLYELSYRPTYFHDGSADSLDAVVASHGNSTSLDDTQRADLVAFLRTL; this comes from the coding sequence ATGCGACAGATCATCGGACTGAGCCTGGGCCTCGTGTTGCTCGTGGGGGGATGCGACGGGAACGACGGAAACGTGCCCGAGGCGGGGCCTCCTCCCATCTCGGGCGGCACGCTCCACGCCACCGCGGACGCCCGCTACGCCATCGTCTCGGATCCCGCCCGCGCCTCGATCTTCGTGGCCGACCTGGCGAGCGCCAGCCAGCTGCATCGCCTCGAATTGACTGCGGAAGACGAGCCCGGCCGGATCGCGGAGGACGCCGAGGGGCGCGTCTTCGTGGTCCTCCGCCGCGCGGGTGAGGTGGTCACGCTCGACCCCCGCGGGGGCACGATCACCGAGCGCCGCGAAGTCTGTCGAGCGCCCCGCGGCATCGACGTGGACCCCGACGGGGACCTGGTCATCGCGTGCGCCGAGGGGGTGCTCGTCCGCATGCCGGCGACGGGAAGCGGGCTGCACACCGTGAAGCTCCCGCCCGATCTGCGTGACGTGGTGGCACGGGATGGCAGGACCTACGTCTCCCGCCTCCGGACCGCGGAGATCCTCGTGCTCGAAGGCGACCGCGTGGTCACGACCATGCGCCCCACCTCCATCAGCACGGACGAGGACCCCTTCGGCCGGAGCCTCGAGCCCACGGTCGCCTGGCGCATGCGCGGGGTCCCGGGCGGCGTGATGCTGGTGCACCAGAACTCGGTCTCCTCGCAGCTCGGCGTGCTCGGCGGCTCGAGCGGCGTCTACTACGGCGGTGACTGCTCGCTCGGCGTCGTTCGCGCGGTCGTCACGATGTTCTCGGTCCCGGCCGAGGATCCCAGCCTCTTCCAGAGCACGGCCGTCGCCGTCGATGGCGCGAGCCTCGTGGTCGACGGCGCGATCGAGGAGGCGACCGGCCGCATCTACGTCTCGGCCGCGGCGGAGACCGGGCCCAGCACCTTCGGGGGCCGCGGCTTCGGCTTCTCCGGCGCGCGCATCCTCGAGCCGCGCGGCATGTCGAGCATCCCGACCTGCTTCGCCTCCGGGTCCGGCGATCAGCTGCGCGGCGGCGACTTCGCGGCGACGGCGGTCGCGCCCATCCCGGGCGGCGGCATGGTCGTGCAGTACCGTGACCCGTCCATGCTCGTGGTCGACCATGGTCGCTCCCCGCTCGCTGGCGGCGAGCCCTCCACCCGGCAGATCGCGCTCACGGGCGGGCCGGTGCAGCACTTCGGACACGCGCTCTTCCACGAGGCGGCGGGCACCGGCGCGACCTGCGCGGGCTGTCACCCGGAGGGCGCCGAGGACGGTCACACCTGGCTCTTCGAGTCCGGCACCCGCCGCTCGCAGACGCTGACCGGCGGCATCCTCGAGACGGCCCCGTTCCACTGGGACGGCCAGGTCGGCGGCTCCACCGGCGTGATGGAGGGCACCTTCGTCGGGCGCATGGGCGGGCAGATGCCGCGCGCGGAAGAGATCGAGTCGTTCAGCGCGTGGATCGACGCCCTGCCGGCCATGCCGGGCGAGCCCATCGCGGACACGGGGGCGGTCGAGCGCGGCCGGACCCTCTTCGAGGACGACGCGATGGGCTGCGCGAGCTGCCACTCGGGCCCGCGCCGCACCAACAACCAGTCGATCGACGTCGGCACCGGCGGCCGCTTCCAGGTCCCCGGCCTCTACGAGCTGAGCTACCGCCCGACGTACTTCCACGACGGCTCGGCCGACAGCCTCGACGCGGTGGTCGCCAGCCACGGCAACAGCACGAGCCTCGACGACACCCAGCGCGCCGACCTCGTCGCGTTCCTTCGCACGCTCTGA
- a CDS encoding glycoside hydrolase family 15 protein — MDLYSAAKRLNRPFRFTEDFPDGELPIGARGIIGDGVTSALVRVDGVIDWACMPRFDSPSVFGAILDKDRGGMTAITPARRPFESLQRYDPDTNVLETLFQIERQGVVRMTDYMPWSDDPRASIHEIHRRVHCVEGEVEMDVVFDPRFDYGRAETRFEVDGAGALARSSAGDTLVAVMESATWTERPEGGLKARVKLRAGERKWMVLSWGAPGPEPVQGYRPYEHLRSTRAKWREWASKITYEGPWRHHVQRSALLLKLLIHGPTGAMTAAPTASLPEWIGGGRNWDYRYTWTRDAAMAIRAANLIGYGTEAREFFHFVRDALDRHDGQLQIMYTVDGDHVPEEEALAHLRGFGDSSPVRIGNGARHQLQLDIGGALVDAAWLYERFGGSLGLRAWRHLRDVIEVMRTRWTEPDHGIWEPRGEVRHNLHSKLMCWMSLDRGQRLAQLFGDGKRREVWERGARQIHDDILKNGLDPNGRHFVSAYGLHEPDAALLLYPICGFLPPDHPLIAQTVDWVRAELSTGPFLHRYRMDDGVGGPEGAFVLCGFWLAEALAMAGRIEEAQEVFVAHAEGSNHLGLLAEEIDPNTGVLLGNFPQAFSHLGLINAAARIDLALRLRDEGSRKVPHLLQR, encoded by the coding sequence ATGGATCTCTACAGCGCGGCCAAGCGACTCAACCGTCCCTTCCGGTTCACCGAGGACTTCCCGGACGGCGAGCTCCCGATCGGCGCCCGCGGCATCATCGGCGACGGGGTCACCTCGGCCCTGGTGCGCGTCGACGGCGTCATCGACTGGGCGTGCATGCCTCGCTTCGACAGCCCGAGCGTGTTCGGCGCCATCCTCGACAAGGACCGCGGCGGCATGACCGCGATCACCCCGGCCCGGCGCCCCTTCGAGTCGCTGCAGCGGTACGACCCCGACACGAACGTGCTGGAGACGCTCTTCCAGATCGAGAGGCAGGGCGTCGTCCGCATGACCGACTACATGCCGTGGAGCGATGACCCCCGCGCGTCGATCCACGAGATCCACCGCCGCGTGCACTGCGTCGAGGGAGAGGTGGAGATGGACGTCGTCTTCGACCCGCGCTTCGACTACGGCCGGGCCGAGACCCGGTTCGAGGTCGACGGCGCCGGCGCGCTCGCGCGGAGCAGCGCGGGGGACACGCTGGTCGCGGTGATGGAGAGCGCCACCTGGACCGAGCGCCCCGAGGGCGGCCTGAAGGCGCGCGTGAAGCTGCGCGCGGGCGAGCGGAAGTGGATGGTGCTCAGCTGGGGCGCGCCCGGCCCCGAGCCCGTCCAGGGCTACCGCCCCTACGAGCACCTGCGGTCGACGCGCGCGAAGTGGCGCGAGTGGGCCTCGAAGATCACCTACGAGGGCCCGTGGCGACACCACGTGCAGCGCTCGGCGCTCCTGCTGAAGCTCTTGATCCACGGCCCCACCGGCGCGATGACCGCGGCCCCGACCGCCTCGCTCCCCGAGTGGATCGGCGGCGGGCGCAACTGGGACTACCGCTACACCTGGACGCGGGACGCGGCGATGGCCATCCGCGCGGCCAACCTCATCGGCTACGGCACCGAGGCCCGCGAGTTCTTCCACTTCGTCCGCGACGCGCTCGATCGCCATGATGGGCAATTGCAAATCATGTACACGGTCGACGGGGACCACGTGCCCGAGGAGGAGGCGCTCGCGCACCTGCGCGGGTTCGGCGACAGCAGCCCGGTGCGCATCGGCAACGGGGCGCGGCACCAGCTGCAGCTCGACATCGGCGGCGCGCTCGTGGACGCGGCGTGGCTCTACGAGCGCTTCGGCGGCTCGCTCGGCCTGCGCGCGTGGCGCCACCTCCGCGACGTGATCGAGGTGATGCGCACGCGCTGGACGGAGCCGGACCACGGCATCTGGGAGCCTCGCGGCGAGGTCCGCCACAACCTGCACAGCAAGCTGATGTGCTGGATGTCGCTCGACCGCGGTCAGCGCCTGGCCCAGCTCTTCGGCGACGGAAAGCGACGCGAGGTCTGGGAGCGCGGGGCCCGACAGATCCACGACGACATCCTCAAGAACGGGCTCGACCCGAACGGCCGGCACTTCGTGAGCGCCTACGGGCTGCACGAGCCGGACGCGGCGCTGCTGCTCTATCCGATCTGCGGCTTCCTGCCCCCGGACCACCCCCTGATCGCCCAGACGGTGGACTGGGTCCGCGCGGAGCTGTCGACGGGGCCGTTCCTGCACCGCTACCGCATGGACGACGGCGTCGGCGGCCCGGAGGGCGCGTTCGTGCTCTGCGGCTTCTGGCTCGCGGAGGCGCTGGCGATGGCGGGGCGGATCGAGGAGGCGCAGGAGGTGTTCGTGGCCCACGCCGAGGGGAGCAACCACCTGGGGCTCCTCGCGGAGGAGATCGACCCGAACACCGGCGTGCTGCTGGGGAATTTCCCGCAGGCGTTCAGCCACCTCGGGCTGATCAACGCGGCGGCCCGCATCGACCTGGCGCTGCGCCTCCGGGACGAGGGCTCGCGAAAGGTCCCACACCTGCTCCAGAGATAG
- a CDS encoding DUF4404 family protein: MPTRRVRELAEELARELERDGALDAKTRDALAELRGEVESALEEDAPASPPSARAHGFVERFERDHPELTALVQRLADALQAAGL, from the coding sequence GTGCCCACACGACGAGTCCGAGAGCTGGCCGAAGAGCTCGCGCGCGAGCTGGAGCGCGACGGCGCGCTGGACGCGAAGACCCGCGACGCGCTCGCGGAGCTGCGCGGAGAGGTGGAGTCCGCGCTCGAGGAAGACGCGCCGGCCTCGCCGCCCTCCGCGCGGGCGCACGGCTTCGTGGAGCGCTTCGAGCGCGATCACCCGGAGCTCACCGCGCTGGTGCAGCGCCTGGCCGACGCGCTCCAGGCGGCCGGGCTCTGA
- a CDS encoding HAD family hydrolase: MSGRYACIILDFDGTFTDVEREAVPFLARYREGLAALIGRDLDDAWGRAVAAVESDLDAHGFEFDGRIVAPSHADPYILATSVARLVLAEDGEGHDVDAALEQLFRDSYGCADTAFRPDADQVVQAVLEMDAPVYVVTNSNTEHVKKKIRALSGDALSRLRDVRGDAKKFHLVDPDTADPRFDAVPEALEVEGLSRPLFLRRGRYFETLRDIWTETGTEPAQTLVCGDIFELDLALPAQLGATVHLVTRPNTPGWERRAVERAGGTWSERLTGLLEHL, encoded by the coding sequence ATGAGCGGCAGGTACGCGTGCATCATCCTCGACTTCGACGGCACCTTCACCGACGTCGAGCGCGAGGCCGTTCCTTTCCTCGCTCGCTATCGGGAGGGTCTCGCGGCGCTCATCGGCCGCGATCTGGACGACGCCTGGGGCCGGGCGGTGGCCGCGGTGGAGTCGGATCTGGACGCCCACGGCTTCGAGTTCGACGGGCGCATCGTCGCGCCGTCGCACGCCGATCCGTACATCCTGGCCACCAGCGTCGCGCGCCTCGTGCTGGCCGAGGACGGGGAAGGCCACGACGTCGACGCCGCGCTCGAGCAGCTCTTCCGGGACAGCTACGGCTGCGCGGACACCGCCTTCCGGCCCGACGCCGACCAGGTCGTGCAGGCGGTGCTCGAGATGGACGCGCCGGTGTACGTGGTGACCAACTCGAACACCGAGCACGTGAAGAAGAAGATCCGCGCGCTCTCGGGCGACGCGCTCTCGCGCCTCCGCGACGTCCGGGGCGACGCGAAGAAGTTCCACCTGGTCGACCCCGACACCGCCGACCCGCGCTTCGACGCGGTACCCGAGGCGCTGGAGGTCGAGGGGCTCTCGCGCCCGCTCTTCCTCCGCCGCGGCCGCTACTTCGAGACGCTGCGCGACATCTGGACCGAGACGGGGACCGAGCCCGCGCAGACCCTCGTCTGCGGCGACATCTTCGAGCTGGACCTCGCGCTCCCCGCGCAGCTCGGCGCGACGGTGCACCTGGTGACGCGCCCGAACACGCCCGGCTGGGAGCGTCGCGCCGTCGAGCGCGCGGGCGGCACCTGGTCGGAGCGCCTCACGGGTCTGCTGGAGCACCTCTGA